The segment ACTGGAGAATGTATTCACATAATGGagctatacattttattagCGAAGCAATTTGATGCTTTTTTCAAACCCCAGGctctaaagaaaaacaagaaaaagctCCCTTGTGCCCTGAAGCATGACTTTCATTTTCGAGTGTGGATTAGCTAATGCTAAACGTCATAAATCACACCTTCTGAAACCAAACACTACATGAGAACACACATACGcaagacacacatacacatatactgtatatttgaaaaTACATCATGTGCACCACATCATCAATCTCAGGAGTACCACTGCTTAACCGTTCAAAACATGAGACAAGAGGGTGAAAAATTAACCAATTATAGAAAGAGCCAACATTTCCAATCGATGTGCAGAATTACCTAATTTCCACGCATTGGTCTTGAACCACAGCCAGAAGTTTTCCATTACTGcatgtaaaaataacaaaatggaggaaaaacaacaacagaatgACTGGGTAAGCAAACACATGACATAAAACaccctaaaaataaacatttctatcACAAAGAAACGTTGCTTCTATCTGCAGATCAATAGCTAATTAAAGCTGTCAGCCTCAGATGGCATTTCATTGATTTGCATACTAGATAACTGGCAGAGATTACATGGACTGAGATTACATGGTTTCTTTTTGCATCCACaaagagaagtttaattaaaataaagacaaatcaCAAGAAACAAAATAAGCTGTTGTGTGAACAACACATcatcaaagggatagttcatccaaaaatgaaaattctgtcatcatttactcacgctcatgttatttcatacctgtatcaattattttgttccgatgaacacaaagaaaggtatttggaagaatgttagtaattttcagtttAGCAACATCAATGACAgaacttccaaatatctttctctgtgttcattggaacaaagacatttatacaggtttgaaacaacctgagggtgagtaaatgatgacagatttcaaaactctttaaatgcaattaaaaactTGAGATCAAAGTAATGATCTACTGACAACCACAAAAAAGAATGATGAACTTATATCAACACCAGACCCAACAAAATCTAAACTGGTCAGATTCTGTGAAAAGCTTTCGGAAAAGCGGGTGACATCACCTTGCCAGAACCAGTTGCCAGTTCACTTGTTTGGTTGCTAGGCGCACCAGCCCGGGTGGTAGAGTTGAGCTGGATGGGCTAAAACACAGAAAGCTGTTAGTGTGAGGAGCCAAATAGCATTGAAgtgtcacacaaacaaacagatgctTAGAATCAGGGCCGGGTGTGGGGGGGCTAGGGCGAGCATTTCCACCAATATTTTTCTTGGGCCCCTTCAAAAATTTCGAgctgacaataaaaataatgatcaCTAAATACTTGACCTTGTGCTGCAATGAGCTACTGAACACtaaagtatatacagtatgggtagttgacaaatatataccgaacatgtgtcctatggtgtgacggcAAAAATCTACACAACAAACTGTTAGTATTAGTAGTtttattattgaatatttaatgatattatttatattattaagtTATTGGTATTATGtaattgtagtagagtaggcggggcgagaccgtggttcgagttgggtaattgtgaatgagcgccagctgtgcgcacaccgggctcgagccgtgaggggccgccggcttttattatttctgttattaaatgtttaaaacgttttttccggttgcccgactccttccttcccttttatggagatatattacagtaatattatttagtttctttAAACTTAGAAAAATAGGATTTACTAACTACCCATTTACTATTGTATAATACTACATGTGCTAGCAATATCCAAATGTTTCCttattttaagcattaaaatgtttacCTAATGTAGTATAAACGTTCTAAATACAAAGGAGGGCTTTCCCTTAACAAGGGGTTAAACCACAATATCTCACCTGTACCAAAGGTAATGAAGAATAAACCTGAAGGGCcctgtgaaagaaagaaagaagaaaggaagaaaggaaggaaggaaggaaagaaagaaaatttgtCAAATTATTATCCAGTGAGTGTGAAATATGACTGCTGTAACTGTAATGACATATATTTCAATATCAGTGAGCAAATTGTTGAAAAAGCAGGTGTGGATAAAACAATACACTAAGGCTGTGTCTCAAAACCTATAGTGACCTGCCTACATAGACAGCACTTATGTGTATTGTAGTAAAGTTTATGCAGCCCtctttaattaatttgttgtatacattttattcatttttatattactgtATTTACATAACTGCAGAACAGACCTGTACTCATTGATGCAATTCTAGTTTACATTACCTGTTACTGCCTTCGCAATGAGAGAGGAGTTGCGCTCTTTTAATCCACGCAGCTGAAAATGAAACAAGACAACATGTGCTATTCTGACAACATCTCATCAATGAGTTTAGAGTATAtatgtgaaagtgaaagtgaccgatATATACAGTCCCCTGTATGAATACAGTATGAACTTTTACCGCTATAAACGCATTTTAACAGCAGTGTTTAAGTGGTAAAGAAATGTGCACTGTCAACTTCATCATGATAAAGCACAGTCATATTAACTTATAAACAACGCCACGATTATGCACTTGGATAACGTTACGTGGCTCAACTCAACTTGCGCCAAACAGTTGTCATTAAATCTCCATATATATCTCAAAATCAAGAACAAAAGCATTTGTTTCAGAACAAGCGAGCGAATTGTGACAAACCTGAGTGTCTGTTTCGGGCGGCCATTCGGTGTTAATAagtaaatcatataaaatattctCCTCTTCGTCTTCTACTTTAATATCACCTGCCATGTTTTCAATGAACTGTCCAGCGCCAACGTCACACTACGGCAGCCTGCGAAGTACACTTATAGGTATAAGGAATCTTGTTAATACCGTGACTGATTATTGAAAATCGTTCACAAAAATGTGATattacagaaacatttaatGGCTAATACTACTCAGTTGATGAGAGTAAATTAACATTCGCgtctttatttataatacaaacaGAATCAGAGGAACTAAAGTGAGCTTGACATATAGGGAAGGCTTTCCATGTAACACCCTGTCAAACGCCATATTCCACGTTATTTCCGGTTGAGAGACTCAGGAGTTTGACAGTATGGCTGCGTACTCTGGTAATATTTACTTTTCACAATGACAGAAGTTTTGTCTTAAAACTTGTTTAACAACGATTAATGTGGTTAACGTGACATTATTATCTTTATTTGCTCGTTATATCTTCCAGAATTGGGAGTGATGGCTGAAATTGCTCAGGCAGTGGAAGAAATGGACTGGCTGTGAGTTACACAACCTTTTTTGCTTTCCTTTTCGCAAAAGTTTCACGTCTCACACactgtatttgtttatacatattaaGGATCCGATTATCCATTCATAACTAAAGTGATAGTTGATTCCCTTTAGGCTGCCAACGGACATTCAGGCCGAATCTATCCCACTGATCCTGGGTGGAGGTGACGTGCTTATGGTGAGAAGCTAATCGGTTTCTAGTTCAGCATCTGTGCCTCTATGGGGGTCCTCAGAAATATTTAACTTCTCAAGTGTATGTATGTTATATCATTGCCTCTGTTTTGTTTACAGGCAGCTGAGACTGGAAGTGGAAAAACTGGAGtaagttttaaacatttcgcTTTCGTAAATGTTTATACATAATACAACAGTGTTGGGTTTTacatgttaataaatataaaaaagaaaaaggggaatgataaaatgtattaaatgagGTCAATGTGGTTTTAGGCCTTTAGTATTCCACTCATCCAAATAGTTTATGAGACCCTTAAAGACCTCCAGGAGGGAAAGAAGGGACGAGGTGCTGTAAAGACAGGAGGAGCAGGTATTATACTACTTCCGTAAATGAGCTGGATGATCCTATTGCATATAAAGTAGATCCCGTTGGTCTCCATTGTTTGGTTAATTGTCGTTGTTTGGTTTGTTGTCCTCCTCAGTGTTCAATAAATGGCAGATGAACCCTTATGACCGAAGTCCTGCATTTGGTAAGTGTGTAACATCATTTATACATTGTATGTATTAGATGTAAATAGGCTCTTTAGAAAACATCCAGCACTCCTTGcttcccttctctctctctctttagagaggcatttttttatttatatttatattgcacACCTTTTGTTTCTTCAGCTATTGGTCCTGATGGCATGTGTTGCCAGAGCAGAGAATTTAAAGAGTGGCATGGCTGCCGTTCCACCAAAGCGGTCAGAAAAGGTTAGAGAACATCCTTAtcgtgtttttgtttcttttcaaaacCATAAGGATCCTTGGAAGATACATTTGCCTCCTTTTTGTCTAGGGAAATATTATTATGAGGTGACCTGTCACGATCAAGGGTTGTGCAGGGTGGGCTGGTCCACTGGCCAAGCATCACTAGACTTGGGTATGTTTGTTGTGCTTTCAGTCTGACTTTATTTACTGATCTAGTGATGTTACAATAGGAATCACAACAGTGTTTGTTATCCGGTTTTACTCTCTTAGGGACGGACAAGGATGGATTTGGGTTTGGGGGAACTGGGAAGAAATCTCACAATAAGCAGTTTGATAGTTATGGAGAGGTACGGCTTGCTGGAAGTTTTGGATCTGAGGGTGTTTCAAACTTAAGAAGTGTTAGACGGTATTTACTGTTTGTCTTTTCCAGGAGTTCACTATGCATGACGTCGTCGGTTGCTACATAGATATGGACAAAGGTCAATTGTCATTTTCCAAAAATGGTAAGaggtttttaattattaaaaaaaattctctgttttttttttatattttttgtagtaTTGTAGATGTATTTCATATAAGGCAGTGGAGGCACTCAAATTATTATTCAGATTTACAAGTCTTTCTGAAGACAAATGATACGTTGAAAAGACATGGAGGTTGCTGTAACTGATTCCTGATTGGCTCTCACAGGTACTGATCTGGGTCTGGCATTTGAGATCCCCCCACCGTTAAAAACTCAGCCCTTCTTTGCTTCCTGTGTTTTAAAGGTATACAACAAGAACCTTTTGCTTCCAATTCACACCTTTTTAATATTGCTGCAAAAATTGTTAACATTCTTTTGACATCCATATTTGTGCCCTTAAAAGAACGCTGAACTTAAATTCAACTTCGGTAATGAACCTTTCAAAAACCAACCTAAAGAAGGCTTTATTGCCCTGAGCCAGGCTCCAGATGGTCATGTGGTCAAATCCTCCCAGACAGGTGAGCTTCAAATCAGATTAGATTAATTAATGCCTGCAGCGAATGTATTTGATTGATGTTTCCACCGGTCATTTGTTTTCGTCCCCAGGCAGCGCTAAAGTGAGCGAGGTCAAATCCGGTTCCAACGCCCCTCGAGCTCTGATCATTGAACCGTCTAAAGAGCTGGCTGAACAAACTCTCAACAATGTCAACCAGTTTAAGAAATATGTTGAGAACCCAAAACTAAGGTGAGATGAGTGATAGAAGAGTTgcagttttgttattttggtgTGTGGTGTTTGGATCAAAATATGATGTCACCGCAGGGATCTTCTCATTATTGGAGGAGTGGCTGCTAAAGATCAGCTCTCCGTTTTAGAAAGTGGGGTAAGTCCCCAAATCTCTTGGAGTacaaattttaaacatttaaacaggatttttatgtaattgtttgttgtttaagGTTGATATTGTAGTTGGGACTCCTGGCAGACTGGATGATCTCATATCCACAAAGAAACTGGATTTATCCCAAGTCCGCTTCCTGGTGCTGGATGAGTGTGTATGTGAAACACCTTTAGCATACTTACTTTCCTTTCAATTTCTGATGATTTGAAAAGTAGatttcaacaaacaaacacatctgactTTGTTTCCAGGATGGACTCCTCACAGCTGGTTACACTGACTTCATTATGAGGGTCTACAATCAGATCCCCCAGGTCACCTCAGATGGCAAGAGACTACAGGTGATTGATGCTTCATCTACTTTACCATAGTGGGTCGGGTACAGTTCTTCATTGGTGAACCTCTTATGTTGCAGGTGATCGTTTGCTCTGCCACGCTGCACTCGTTCGAAGTAAAGAAGCTCTCAGAGAAGATCATGCATTTCCCTACATGGGTGGATCTGAAAGGAGAAGATTCTGTGCCGGAAACCGTCCATCATGTGGTGGTGCCAGTCAAACCCAAAATCGACAAGCTGTGGGAGAAACCGGGCAAGAACCACATCAGGGTACACAATTTTAAGATCTCGCTCCCCTGTGCTTCTATATTCAACAGCAGACAATTTATTGTAGCGCTAAGTTACTAAAAACATGGCTAgatgtttatttgaatataaTCCTTCGATAGTTTCAGTCCTGTATGTCCTCCGCATCGAATGTTTGAAGCAGTGGGTTAACCCGGTTGGTGCTAAAGTGAAGTGATCATTTGTCCTTCACAGACTGATGAAGTTCATGCCAAAGATGACACACGACCTGGAGCCAACAGCCCAGGTGAAAATCACCTTCCATGATCAGTAATAAACTTAAAAAGGATCTGATATAAAAAGTGCTT is part of the Triplophysa dalaica isolate WHDGS20190420 chromosome 13, ASM1584641v1, whole genome shotgun sequence genome and harbors:
- the ddx1 gene encoding ATP-dependent RNA helicase DDX1 yields the protein MAAYSELGVMAEIAQAVEEMDWLLPTDIQAESIPLILGGGDVLMAAETGSGKTGAFSIPLIQIVYETLKDLQEGKKGRGAVKTGGAVFNKWQMNPYDRSPAFAIGPDGMCCQSREFKEWHGCRSTKAVRKGKYYYEVTCHDQGLCRVGWSTGQASLDLGTDKDGFGFGGTGKKSHNKQFDSYGEEFTMHDVVGCYIDMDKGQLSFSKNGTDLGLAFEIPPPLKTQPFFASCVLKNAELKFNFGNEPFKNQPKEGFIALSQAPDGHVVKSSQTGSAKVSEVKSGSNAPRALIIEPSKELAEQTLNNVNQFKKYVENPKLRDLLIIGGVAAKDQLSVLESGVDIVVGTPGRLDDLISTKKLDLSQVRFLVLDECDGLLTAGYTDFIMRVYNQIPQVTSDGKRLQVIVCSATLHSFEVKKLSEKIMHFPTWVDLKGEDSVPETVHHVVVPVKPKIDKLWEKPGKNHIRTDEVHAKDDTRPGANSPEMWSEAIKVLKGEYTLRAIKEHNMDQAIIFCRTKIDCDNMEEYFIKHGGGPDKKGHQLSCVCLHGDRKPNERKNNLEIFKKQEVKFLICTDVAARGIDIRGVPYVINVTLPDEKQNYVHRIGRVGRADRMGLAISLVAMDKEKVWYHSCPSRGKSCNNTRLKENGGCTIWYNEKELLSEIEEHLKCTITQCEPDIKVPVDEFDGKVTYGQRRATGGGLYKGHVDILAPTVRELANLEREAQTSFLKLCYLPNQLFKAF